In one window of Halococcus salifodinae DSM 8989 DNA:
- a CDS encoding TetR/AcrR family transcriptional regulator, whose amino-acid sequence MSDTTTDETAAEIMDGTYRALCEHGYAALRMQDIADETTKSKAALHYHYDSKHDLLLSFLDHLIADFSEKLGEAEGETPPDRLRDFVGQRLTARDREAHQEFQTAILEIKAQAPYETAYRDRLERFDEHLHAFLRTILAEGVAEGYFDAALDPDRIADFFVTTIDGAETRHVAVEQPIEDAREYLLDHIDETLVIGPEEVTAE is encoded by the coding sequence ATGTCCGACACGACGACCGACGAGACCGCAGCAGAGATCATGGACGGGACCTACCGCGCGCTCTGTGAGCACGGCTACGCCGCCCTCCGGATGCAGGACATCGCCGACGAGACCACCAAGAGCAAGGCCGCCCTCCACTACCACTACGACAGCAAGCACGACCTGTTGCTGTCGTTTCTGGACCACCTGATCGCCGACTTCAGCGAAAAGCTGGGCGAGGCCGAAGGCGAGACTCCGCCGGACCGCTTGCGGGATTTCGTCGGGCAACGGCTCACCGCACGCGATCGGGAGGCCCACCAAGAGTTCCAGACCGCCATCCTCGAAATCAAGGCCCAGGCTCCCTACGAAACGGCCTATCGTGACCGCCTCGAACGCTTCGATGAGCATCTCCACGCGTTCCTGCGTACCATTCTGGCCGAGGGAGTCGCCGAGGGGTACTTCGACGCAGCCCTCGATCCCGATCGGATCGCGGATTTCTTCGTGACGACGATCGACGGGGCCGAGACCCGCCACGTCGCCGTCGAGCAGCCGATCGAGGACGCCCGTGAGTACCTGCTCGATCACATCGACGAGACGCTGGTGATCGGGCCCGAGGAGGTCACCGCGGAGTGA
- a CDS encoding MATE family efflux transporter — MLGGLFKSREEFDLTEGGIGKPLFYLSLPIIVQNLFQTAYNLGDTFWLGQFDTTALAAISFAFPMVFLLISLALGLSVAGSVLVAQHTGAGRERKAEHAASQTISYAIIASLVLGVIGYFFVDEFLVVLGAGPDIAPLVEEYMQVYSIGLVAVFGFAVFMALMRGYGDTLTPMYVMAGSVVINIVLDPILIFGFQNNPLFGLLGARGLETWLFALTSYTGSGIGGAAIATVFARALAFGVGLVIMFRGNRGVKIRLRQMIPGRSFARKAVDIGVPASVEGTARSLSINLLLFLSLIHISER, encoded by the coding sequence ATGCTGGGCGGGCTGTTCAAGTCCCGCGAGGAGTTCGATCTGACCGAGGGCGGCATCGGAAAGCCGCTGTTCTATCTCTCCTTGCCGATCATCGTCCAGAACCTCTTCCAGACCGCCTACAACCTCGGGGACACGTTCTGGCTCGGCCAGTTCGACACGACCGCGCTGGCCGCGATCAGCTTCGCGTTCCCGATGGTGTTCTTGTTGATCTCGCTCGCGCTCGGGCTCTCGGTGGCCGGCAGCGTGCTCGTCGCCCAACACACCGGAGCCGGACGGGAACGGAAAGCCGAACATGCCGCCTCACAGACGATCAGCTACGCGATAATCGCCTCGCTCGTCCTCGGCGTGATCGGCTACTTCTTCGTCGACGAGTTCCTCGTGGTGCTCGGTGCGGGGCCCGATATCGCGCCGCTGGTCGAGGAGTACATGCAGGTGTACTCGATCGGTCTCGTGGCCGTCTTCGGCTTCGCCGTGTTCATGGCGCTGATGCGTGGGTACGGCGACACGCTCACGCCGATGTACGTGATGGCGGGTTCGGTCGTCATCAACATCGTGCTCGACCCGATCCTCATCTTCGGCTTTCAGAACAACCCGCTGTTCGGGCTGCTCGGCGCTCGTGGCCTCGAAACGTGGCTGTTCGCCCTCACGAGCTACACCGGATCGGGGATCGGCGGGGCCGCGATCGCAACGGTGTTCGCCCGGGCGCTCGCGTTCGGGGTCGGCCTCGTCATCATGTTCCGGGGGAATCGTGGCGTCAAGATCCGACTGCGCCAGATGATTCCGGGTCGTTCGTTCGCGCGCAAAGCCGTCGATATCGGCGTTCCCGCCTCGGTCGAGGGGACGGCGCGCTCGCTGTCGATCAACCTGCTCCTGTTCCTGTCTCTTATACACATCTCTGAGCGG